gtccTGGGTGGGGacacagggcactgggggggctcagggggtccTGGATGGGGACACATGGcgctgggggggctcagggggtccTGGATGGGGACACATGGcgctgggggggctcagggggtccTGGGTGGGGacacagggtgctgggggggctcagggggtccTGGGTGGGGACAGAGGGcgctgggggggctcagggggtcctgggtgggggcacagggtgctggggggcatgCAGTGGCTCTGGGTGGGCACATGGGACCCCGGGTGGGCACACACTGGCCATGGGTGGGCATGCAGGTCACTGGAGGGGTCTGGTGGGGGGGGGACAGCGTGACCCGGGGTCCCTGACTGTGCTGTCCACCCGCAGGGCGCCAGATGCCGGGGCTGTGCCGGTGCCCGCCGGGGTGGTGACCCCCTGGGCAGCCCCGTCGGGCTGGTTGCCACAGCCAGGGGGACGATGGCCAAGCGGCTGGTGGTGGCCTACGGGCTGTGGGCGCTGGGGGGGCCACTGGGGCTGCACCACATCTACCTGGGCCGGGACAGCCACGCGCTGCTCTGGATGCTGACGCTGGGCGGCTTCGGCGGCAGCTGGCTCTGGGACTTCTGGCACCTCCCGGGCTGGGTGGCTGCCGCCAACGGGGCCAGGCCtcccggggagcgcggcgggaccgtgccggccctcagccccctgcGCCTGGCAGGGCAGGTGACGGTGGGGACGTACTTCGGGCTggtggcagcgctggggctgccctgggtgCCGGCGCTGCTGGCGCAGCCgctggccgtggggctgggggtgcagctgGTCTCCTCGGTGGGCGACCAGACAGcggaggcacccagcaccctggCCGCAGCCTTCCTCGcctccctcctcttccagggCCGGGTGCTGGCGGTGCTGCCCACCAGCCTGGCCGCCAGCATCgtcgcccagcggcaccggcgcTACAAGCCCCGGGGGATGCCCCGGCCCCGGCTGGCCGCCCGGCTCTACCACCTGGGGCTGGCGTGCCTGGCCTTCGCCGCCCCGCTCGCCTGCCGCGGGCTCTGCGGCGCTGCCGGGGTGCTGGGCACCCTCCTGGCCctgctccgcgccgccgccgagcTCCTGGTCCTGCCCCTCCGCGCCAGCCGGCTCCTGGCAGAGGTCCTGGGCTTggccggcggctccccggcgcGGGAGCCTGGCGCCGGCTTCGAACCGAGCGGCTGGAGCGAGCGGCAGCAGCGGGCGTACGAGGTGCAGGACGCGGCGCCGGGGGGGACGCTGCGGCGGGGGGGATCCGTGGGGTTGCTCCCGTGCCCCGAGGGGGACAAACGTGCTTTTTGGGGTCCTCTCCAGATGCTGAAGGCACGTGCAGCCCCACGCGTGGCgccgcgggggggcccggcggggtccccacagcccaccccagcGTGTCCCTCTCGCCCCAGGTCCTGGGCGTCCCGGCTGGCTCCTCCGCCGAGGACGTGCACCGGAGCTACCGGGAGCTGGTGAAGCTTTGGCATCCGGACCACAACCGGCACCGGGCCGAGGAGGCCGAGAGACGCTTCATCGAGCTGCAGGAGGCCTACGAGGAGCTGGCGGGGGCCAGGAGAGCGGCGGCGGGGTGACGCCGCCAGCAgccccggtcctgcggggccgggagTTGTAAACACGAGGTTTCCCTCCGGCTGC
The sequence above is drawn from the Athene noctua chromosome 30, bAthNoc1.hap1.1, whole genome shotgun sequence genome and encodes:
- the DNAJC22 gene encoding dnaJ homolog subfamily C member 22; amino-acid sequence: MAKRLVVAYGLWALGGPLGLHHIYLGRDSHALLWMLTLGGFGGSWLWDFWHLPGWVAAANGARPPGERGGTVPALSPLRLAGQVTVGTYFGLVAALGLPWVPALLAQPLAVGLGVQLVSSVGDQTAEAPSTLAAAFLASLLFQGRVLAVLPTSLAASIVAQRHRRYKPRGMPRPRLAARLYHLGLACLAFAAPLACRGLCGAAGVLGTLLALLRAAAELLVLPLRASRLLAEVLGLAGGSPAREPGAGFEPSGWSERQQRAYEVLGVPAGSSAEDVHRSYRELVKLWHPDHNRHRAEEAERRFIELQEAYEELAGARRAAAG